Proteins encoded by one window of Rutidosis leptorrhynchoides isolate AG116_Rl617_1_P2 chromosome 7, CSIRO_AGI_Rlap_v1, whole genome shotgun sequence:
- the LOC139857148 gene encoding protease Do-like 9, which translates to MVDNKRKRGRKPKSQTPETLDHQITNSTSNSPSIDDVDLTVNNNTPKSNHNHHLRRRRNPAVEKPEKPLISASPSRCIEANGNGIVTGSVIENVMAMARVVPAMDAVVKVFCTHTEPNFSLPWQRKRQFSSSSSGFVISGRRVLTNAHSVEHYTQVKLKKRGSDTKYVATVLAIGTECDIALLAVEDDEFWQGVSPVEFGDLPALQDAVTVVGYPIGGDTISVTSGVVSRIEILSYVHGSTELLGLQIDAAINSGNSGGPAFNDRGNCVGIAFQSLKHDDAENIGYVIPTPVIMHFIQDYEKNGSYTGFPILGVEWQKMENPDLRKSMGMKDNQKGVRIRRIDPTAPEHKVLKPSDIILSFDGVDIANDGTVPFRHGERIGFSYLVSHKYTGDTAQIKVLRDSKILKYNIKFESHKKLIPAHNKGRPPSYYIIAGLVFTTVSVPYLKSEYGKDYGYDAPVKLLDKLLHEMPKSPDEQIVVVSQVLVADINIGYEEIVNTQVIAFNGQPVKNLKSLANMVESCTDDYLKFELDYQQIMVLETKTAKAATVDILSTHCIPSAMSDDLKT; encoded by the exons ATGGTGGATAACAAGCGAAAACGAGGTCGGAAACCTAAATCTCAAACACCCGAAACCCTAGATCACCAAATCACAAATTCAACCTCTAATTCCCCATCAATCGACGACGTTGATCTAACTGTCAATAACAATACACCCAAATCTAATCACAACCACCACCTCCGCCGCCGGCGTAATCCCGCCGTCGAAAAACCTGAAAAACCCCTAATTTCTGCATCACCGTCTAGGTGTATTGAAGCCAATGGAAACGGAATTGTTACCGGTTCGGTTATTGAGAATGTTATGGCAATGGCTAGAGTTGTGCCGGCGATGGATGCCGTTGTGAAGGTGTTCTGTACGCACACTGAACCTAATTTTTCATTACCATGGCAGAGGAAGAGACAGTTTAGCTCTAGCAGTAGTGGTTTTGTGATTAGTGGGAGAAGAGTTTTAACTAATGCGCATTCGGTTGAACATTATACTCAAGTTAAGCTAAAAAAgcgtggctctgataccaaatacgTTGCCACGGTTCTTGCTATCGGGACAGAATGCGATATAG CTTTGCTTGCGGTGGAGGATGATGAGTTTTGGCAGGGTGTATCACCTGTTGAATTTGGCGATTTGCCTGCACTTCAAGATGCAGTTACAGTTGTCGGTTATCCAATCGGAGGAGATACAATATCTGTTACTAGTGGGGTCGTTTCACGTATTGAAATACTATCTTATGTTCATGGGTCAACTGAACTGTTGGGATTGCAG ATCGATGCGGCAATTAACTCGGGGAATTCTGGTGGGCCCGCGTTCAATGATAGGGGAAATTGTGTTGGTATTGCATTTCAGTCTCTTAAACATGATGACGCCGAAAACATTGGATATGTCATACCAACACCTGTAATAATGCACTTTATTCAAGattatgagaaaaatggatcttacACTG GATTTCCTATTCTTGGAGTTGAGTGGCAGAAAATGGAAAATCCCGATTTGCGTAAGTCAATGGGGATGAAAGATAACCAGAAAGGCGTCCGGATTCGACGAATCGACCCCACAGCCCCTGAACATAAAGTTTTAAAACCATCCGATATTATACTCAGTTTTGATGGGGTTGATATTGCCAATGATGGGACAG TTCCGTTTAGGCATGGAGAGAGGATAGGTTTTAGTTATCTTGTGTCTCATAAATATACTGGAGATACAGCACAAATCAAAGTGCTTCGTGATTCTAAAATCCTGAAGTATAACATCAAGTTTGAGAGTCATAAAAAGCTAATTCCTGCACACAATAAGGGTAGACCTCCATCATATTATATCATTGCAGGATTAGTGTTTACAACTGTGTCTGTTCCTTATCTCAAATCAGAG TATGGAAAAGACTATGGGTATGATGCACCAGTTAAGCTGTTGGATAAACTTCTGCATGAAATGCCGAAATCACCAGATGAACAGATTGTAGTCGTTTCACAG GTACTGGTGGCGGATATCAACATAGGATACGAGGAGATCGTCAACACCCAG GTTATTGCTTTCAATGGACAGCCAGTGAAGAATCTGAAGAGCTTGGCTAACATGGTAGAAAGTTGCACTGATGATTACTTAAAATTCGAATTAGATTATCAGCAG